In one Niallia taxi genomic region, the following are encoded:
- the coaE gene encoding dephospho-CoA kinase (Dephospho-CoA kinase (CoaE) performs the final step in coenzyme A biosynthesis.): MTLIIGLTGGIASGKSTISNYLRSLSLPIIDADVEARLAVEKGEPGYSKIVEHFGTEILLEDGSLNRAKLGEIVFRDEKQRAVLNGIVHPEVRNRMNQKQNEAIAEGHMAVILDIPLLFENKLDSTVDKTILVYVDTETQISRLMDRNKLSLEQAKLRIEAQMPLQEKKALADKIIDNNGTVENSQDQALKILQDWKVL, from the coding sequence ATGACTTTAATTATAGGCTTAACAGGCGGCATTGCAAGCGGGAAAAGCACCATTTCTAATTATTTGAGATCTCTCAGCTTACCGATTATAGATGCAGACGTGGAAGCACGTTTGGCTGTTGAAAAAGGGGAGCCTGGCTACAGCAAAATCGTGGAGCATTTTGGCACTGAGATTTTGCTAGAGGATGGAAGCCTGAATCGCGCTAAGCTTGGCGAAATAGTGTTTCGTGATGAAAAGCAAAGAGCTGTGCTGAATGGCATTGTTCATCCAGAGGTGAGAAACAGGATGAACCAAAAGCAAAATGAAGCCATTGCAGAAGGGCATATGGCAGTCATTTTGGATATTCCATTACTATTTGAAAACAAGCTGGACAGCACTGTCGACAAGACTATCCTTGTCTATGTTGATACAGAGACTCAAATAAGCCGTCTGATGGATAGGAACAAATTGTCTCTTGAGCAAGCGAAATTAAGAATTGAAGCACAAATGCCTTTGCAGGAGAAAAAAGCGCTGGCAGACAAGATAATCGACAATAATGGAACTGTCGAAAATTCTCAAGACCAGGCGCTTAAGATTCTTCAAGACTGGAAGGTACTTTAA
- the ytxC gene encoding putative sporulation protein YtxC codes for MIEVIFQKKGDGEKLLRLINLKYKNTDWAISSIQEEHEFRLKFSWETGQNSLFMQTLKMVLAEFILHYKSEEWARQVLVDRYYYADEAEQRLILEILHSLLEKERRDLASLLGKIHLHECLDKALGDLLKDNFSFSFDSFVTFRLQDYTQKLNSYVEIAIDEYKMEQEYQVFIHTLRDFLENRSPKIQAIHVLVDLEIQFYDSEYRELSQQDLMKILDRKMFTYQSVYIDPFSIGPLLSLAPKNIYLYTEDREQPIVRTIMNIFEERVNIMEKDAFFHGTPHTF; via the coding sequence TTGATTGAAGTCATTTTCCAGAAAAAAGGCGATGGAGAAAAATTGCTTAGACTGATCAATCTTAAATATAAAAATACAGACTGGGCTATTAGCTCCATTCAAGAAGAGCATGAGTTTCGCTTAAAGTTCAGTTGGGAAACTGGGCAAAACAGTTTGTTTATGCAAACATTGAAAATGGTATTAGCAGAGTTTATTCTTCATTACAAATCAGAGGAATGGGCAAGGCAAGTATTGGTTGACAGGTATTATTATGCAGATGAAGCAGAGCAGCGACTTATACTTGAAATCTTGCACAGCCTGCTTGAGAAGGAAAGAAGAGACCTTGCAAGCTTACTTGGCAAAATCCATTTGCATGAATGTCTGGATAAGGCGCTTGGTGACCTGTTAAAGGATAATTTCTCCTTTTCCTTCGACAGCTTTGTTACATTTAGGCTGCAGGATTACACCCAAAAGCTGAACAGCTATGTAGAAATTGCCATTGATGAATATAAAATGGAGCAGGAATATCAAGTGTTTATTCATACTTTACGGGACTTCCTGGAAAATCGCAGCCCGAAGATTCAGGCGATACATGTGCTTGTAGATTTAGAAATTCAGTTTTATGACTCGGAGTACAGGGAATTGTCCCAGCAGGATTTAATGAAAATACTGGACAGAAAGATGTTCACATACCAATCTGTTTATATTGATCCATTTTCGATTGGGCCGCTGCTCTCTCTTGCCCCGAAAAATATTTATTTGTACACAGAAGACCGAGAACAGCCAATCGTTCGCACAATCATGAATATTTTCGAAGAGCGGGTTAATATTATGGAGAAAGATGCGTTTTTCCATGGGACACCACATACTTTTTAA
- the ytaF gene encoding sporulation membrane protein YtaF, which yields MSQILSLFLLALAVSIDNFSVGFTYGLRKMKIPFKSIFIIACCSGLTLLVSMLVGHLIAQVFSSEFAESIGGGILIILGLWILYQFFQPDKEREIITKEKNLVNFEIKSLGIVINILKKPMSADFDNSGTITGVEAIVLGFALSLDAFGAGIGASMLGYSPLFLTIAVIIMSTSFVSLGMVGGALLSKKSYMEKFSFIPGIILIIIGIFKL from the coding sequence ATGTCACAAATACTTTCTCTTTTCCTCTTAGCCTTGGCTGTCAGCATTGATAATTTTAGTGTCGGATTCACATATGGCTTGCGAAAGATGAAGATACCATTTAAATCGATTTTCATCATCGCCTGCTGCTCAGGTTTGACACTTTTAGTTTCCATGCTGGTGGGGCATCTGATTGCACAAGTATTCTCTTCTGAATTTGCCGAAAGTATTGGCGGCGGTATTCTCATTATTTTAGGATTATGGATATTGTATCAATTTTTTCAGCCGGATAAAGAAAGAGAGATTATCACAAAAGAAAAAAATTTGGTGAACTTTGAAATAAAATCGCTAGGAATTGTTATTAATATCTTAAAGAAACCAATGTCAGCGGATTTTGACAATTCTGGAACGATTACAGGAGTGGAAGCAATCGTCCTTGGATTTGCCCTTTCATTAGATGCGTTTGGGGCAGGAATTGGGGCTTCCATGCTTGGGTACTCCCCGCTCTTTCTGACGATTGCAGTTATTATTATGAGCACGTCCTTTGTATCGTTAGGTATGGTTGGAGGCGCGCTCCTTTCTAAAAAAAGCTATATGGAGAAATTTTCGTTTATTCCAGGAATCATCTTAATTATCATAGGCATATTTAAGCTGTAA
- the thrS gene encoding threonine--tRNA ligase, producing MSEMIKITFPDGAVKEFSAGTTTEEIAGSISPGLKKKALAGKVNGELFDLRRPIDEDASFEIITPEREEALEILRHSTAHLMAQAIKRLHGNVKLGVGPVIEGGFYYDIDLEKSLTPEDLPLIEKEMAKIINENLEIVRKEVSRDDAVKLFTEMDDEYKLELIEAIPADETVTLYEQGEFIDLCRGVHVPSTGKLKEFKLLNIAGAYWRGNSDNKMLQRIYGTAFFKKADLNEHLRLLEEAKERDHRKIGKELDLFMTSQKVGQGLPLWLPKGATVRRILERYIVDKEERLGYQHVYTPIMGSVDLYKTSGHWDHYQEDMFPVMDMDNEQLVLRPMNCPHHMVVYKNDIHSYRELPIRIAELGTMHRYEMSGALSGLQRVRGMTLNDAHIFVRPDQIKDEFKRVVNLVLDVYKDFNLTDYSFRLSYRDPQDTEKYFDDDDMWNKAQSMLKEAMDDLGLDYYEAEGEAAFYGPKLDVQVKTALGKDETLSTVQLDFLLPERFDLTYVGEDGKQHRPVVIHRGVVSTMERFIAFLIEEYKGAFPTWLAPVQVQVIPVSPSVHFDYAKKVQEQLQNQGFRVELDERDEKIGYKIREAQMQKIPYMLVVGDKEVEENAVNVRKYGEQKSETIPFDAFLQGLLAEVKR from the coding sequence ATGTCAGAAATGATAAAAATTACATTTCCAGATGGAGCGGTTAAGGAGTTTTCTGCTGGTACAACTACAGAAGAAATTGCCGGATCAATTAGTCCTGGATTAAAGAAAAAAGCCCTTGCAGGTAAAGTGAATGGTGAACTATTTGACTTAAGAAGACCTATTGATGAAGATGCTTCTTTTGAGATCATTACACCTGAAAGAGAAGAGGCGTTGGAAATTCTTCGCCACAGTACTGCTCACTTGATGGCACAAGCAATTAAAAGGCTGCATGGAAATGTAAAGCTTGGAGTAGGTCCTGTTATTGAAGGCGGTTTTTACTATGATATTGACTTGGAGAAATCACTTACTCCAGAAGATCTGCCTCTAATTGAAAAGGAAATGGCAAAAATCATCAATGAAAACTTGGAAATCGTTCGTAAAGAAGTAAGCCGTGATGATGCGGTTAAGCTCTTTACTGAGATGGATGATGAATACAAGCTTGAACTGATTGAAGCAATTCCGGCTGACGAGACAGTAACATTATATGAGCAAGGCGAGTTTATTGACCTTTGCCGTGGTGTGCATGTGCCTTCTACAGGTAAATTAAAGGAATTCAAGCTATTGAATATTGCAGGAGCATACTGGAGAGGTAATAGTGACAATAAAATGCTGCAGCGTATTTATGGAACTGCCTTCTTCAAAAAAGCAGATCTTAATGAGCATCTTCGTTTATTGGAAGAAGCGAAGGAAAGAGATCACCGTAAAATCGGTAAAGAGCTTGATTTGTTTATGACTTCTCAAAAAGTCGGACAAGGTCTTCCATTGTGGTTGCCAAAAGGTGCAACAGTCAGACGAATTTTGGAAAGATATATTGTTGATAAAGAAGAAAGACTAGGCTATCAGCATGTATACACACCAATCATGGGTAGTGTTGATCTTTACAAGACTTCTGGTCACTGGGATCATTATCAAGAGGACATGTTCCCTGTTATGGACATGGACAATGAGCAGCTTGTTCTTCGTCCAATGAACTGTCCACACCATATGGTTGTGTACAAAAATGACATCCACAGCTACAGAGAGCTTCCAATTCGTATAGCAGAGCTTGGAACAATGCACCGCTACGAGATGTCTGGTGCCCTATCTGGACTTCAGCGTGTTCGCGGGATGACTTTAAATGACGCTCATATTTTTGTTCGTCCTGATCAAATTAAGGATGAGTTCAAACGTGTTGTTAACCTTGTGCTGGATGTTTACAAGGACTTTAACCTGACAGATTATTCTTTCCGTTTGTCTTACCGTGATCCGCAAGACACAGAAAAATATTTCGATGATGATGACATGTGGAACAAAGCACAAAGCATGCTGAAAGAAGCAATGGATGACCTTGGCTTAGATTACTACGAAGCAGAAGGAGAAGCAGCATTCTATGGTCCGAAGCTTGATGTCCAAGTTAAAACTGCATTAGGCAAGGATGAGACACTTTCAACTGTGCAGCTTGATTTCTTATTGCCAGAGCGCTTTGATCTGACATATGTAGGTGAAGACGGCAAGCAGCATCGCCCTGTTGTTATCCACAGAGGTGTTGTATCAACAATGGAAAGATTCATTGCCTTCTTGATTGAAGAATATAAAGGTGCGTTCCCAACATGGCTTGCACCTGTTCAAGTACAAGTGATTCCAGTATCGCCATCTGTTCATTTTGATTATGCGAAAAAAGTACAAGAGCAGCTTCAAAATCAAGGGTTCCGTGTGGAGCTTGATGAGCGTGACGAGAAAATAGGCTACAAAATCAGGGAAGCACAAATGCAAAAAATCCCTTACATGCTTGTTGTAGGTGATAAAGAAGTGGAAGAGAATGCTGTCAATGTGCGTAAATACGGAGAGCAAAAGTCTGAAACAATTCCTTTCGATGCATTTCTTCAAGGTCTTTTGGCTGAAGTAAAGAGATAA
- the nrdR gene encoding transcriptional regulator NrdR produces the protein MRCPSCQHNNNRVLDSRPVDDSRSIRRRRECEECGYRFTTFEKVEEIPLIVVKKEGTREEFSRDKILRGLIRACEKRPVALKQLEEITAEIEKELRSNAVSEINSEDIGEMVMDRLAKVDEVAYVRFASVYRQFKDINVFIEELKELIKKG, from the coding sequence ATGAGATGTCCTTCATGTCAACATAATAATAACCGTGTTCTTGATTCACGACCTGTTGATGACAGCCGCTCAATTCGCAGGAGAAGAGAATGCGAGGAGTGCGGTTACCGCTTTACTACTTTCGAAAAAGTAGAAGAAATACCGTTGATCGTTGTGAAAAAGGAAGGTACCCGTGAAGAATTCAGTCGTGATAAAATCCTGCGCGGCCTCATAAGGGCTTGTGAAAAAAGACCAGTTGCCTTAAAGCAACTTGAGGAAATAACGGCAGAAATCGAAAAGGAGCTTAGAAGCAACGCCGTTTCGGAGATTAATAGTGAAGATATCGGTGAAATGGTCATGGATCGATTGGCAAAAGTAGACGAGGTTGCGTATGTTCGCTTTGCGTCTGTTTATCGTCAATTTAAAGATATAAATGTTTTTATAGAAGAACTGAAAGAGCTGATTAAAAAAGGGTAA
- the mutM gene encoding DNA-formamidopyrimidine glycosylase encodes MPELPEVETVRRTLKELTHKKVIKEVVVSWAKMIKRPENVEEFSDALVGQRIEDIKRRGKFLLIETTDFTIVSHLRMEGRYGLFSKDDPVDKHTHVIFYFEDGSELRYKDVRKFGTMHLFKKGEEHQTLPLSQLGPEPFDSSFTIGNFKEGLSKTTRSIKTALLDQKIVVGLGNIYVDEALFRSGIHPERIANTINDSEADTLYREIIATLSEAVEKGGSTIRSYVNTQGQIGMFQLELFVYGRKGEACKNCGTELERIIVGGRGTVFCPRCQK; translated from the coding sequence GTGCCTGAATTACCAGAAGTAGAAACGGTCAGACGTACTCTTAAAGAGCTCACACATAAAAAGGTCATTAAAGAAGTAGTTGTTTCGTGGGCGAAAATGATAAAAAGACCTGAAAATGTTGAAGAATTTTCCGATGCTCTTGTTGGTCAAAGAATAGAAGATATTAAGCGGAGAGGTAAGTTTCTTCTTATTGAAACGACCGATTTTACAATCGTTTCCCATTTACGAATGGAAGGAAGATATGGCTTATTTTCAAAGGATGATCCTGTCGATAAACATACACATGTGATTTTTTATTTTGAAGACGGCTCAGAGCTGCGCTATAAGGATGTCCGGAAATTTGGAACGATGCATCTGTTCAAAAAAGGGGAGGAGCATCAAACACTGCCCCTTTCCCAGCTTGGGCCAGAGCCTTTTGATTCGTCCTTTACAATTGGAAACTTTAAGGAAGGACTGTCGAAAACGACAAGAAGTATTAAAACCGCTTTGCTTGATCAAAAGATTGTCGTTGGATTAGGAAATATTTATGTAGACGAAGCATTGTTTCGCAGCGGTATTCATCCAGAAAGAATCGCCAATACGATTAATGACAGTGAAGCTGACACACTATATAGAGAAATTATTGCGACACTTTCAGAGGCTGTTGAAAAAGGTGGAAGCACTATACGCTCTTATGTTAATACACAAGGGCAAATCGGAATGTTCCAGCTTGAATTATTCGTGTATGGACGAAAAGGCGAAGCGTGTAAAAACTGCGGCACCGAATTAGAAAGGATTATTGTTGGAGGCAGAGGGACTGTATTTTGTCCACGCTGTCAGAAATAA
- the polA gene encoding DNA polymerase I produces MKKKLILIDGNSIAYRAFFALPLLNNDKGVHTNAVYGFTMMLMKILEDEKPTHLLVAFDAGKTTFRHKTFSEYKGGRQKTPPELSEQFPYIRELLQSYGIKHYELENYEADDIIGTLSLQGEKDGYEVVVISGDKDLTQLSSDKTTVYITRKGITDIESYTPEHIQEKYGLTPDRIIDMKGLMGDSSDNIPGVPGVGEKTAIKLLKEFETLENLLVSIDKVSGKKLKEKLEEFKDQALMSKELATITREAPLTVGLGELEFPGMNEEKLRPFFKELGFNSLLDKLGEAPVEEEEELEAIEYEPVKEITKEIFADENTLYVEVLEDNYHYAPIIGISLVNEKGAFYMPIEAALESAAFKEWAEDETKQKTVYDAKRSEVALRHKGIHLKGITFDCLIAAYLADPSASIDDVASVAKKYGFTNIQSDEVFYGKGAKRKVPAEEMLADHLVRKTFALAAIQEKMEEELKANGQEKLFHQLEMPLSLVLADMESTGVQVDVERLQKMGAEINDRLKSIESRIYDLAGETFNINSPKQLGVILFEKLGLPVVKKTKTGYSTSADVLETLASSHDVIKEILEFRQLGKLQSTYIEGLQKVVHNGKIHTRFNQVLTQTGRLSSIDPNLQNIPIRLEEGRKIRQAFVPSEKDWIIFAADYSQIELRVLAHIAKDEKLIEAFREDHDIHTETAMSVFHVEADEVTSNMRRHAKAVNFGIVYGISDYGLSQSLNITRKEAGKFIERYLESYPGVKTYMEEIVADAKQQGYVSTLLHRRRYLPDITSRNFNLRSFAERTAMNTPIQGSAADIIKKAMIEMANRLEAEGLKAKLLLQVHDELIFEAPKDEIEKLKEIVPDVMENAVELSVPLKVDYSYGDTWFDAK; encoded by the coding sequence TTGAAGAAAAAACTGATCCTAATTGATGGGAACAGCATCGCATACAGGGCATTTTTTGCCTTGCCGCTGCTGAACAATGACAAAGGTGTACATACAAATGCTGTTTACGGATTTACAATGATGCTTATGAAAATATTAGAAGATGAAAAGCCGACACATTTGCTCGTTGCTTTTGATGCTGGCAAAACAACGTTCCGCCATAAAACATTCAGTGAGTATAAGGGAGGCCGTCAAAAGACACCGCCTGAACTATCAGAACAATTTCCATATATAAGAGAACTCTTGCAGTCATATGGAATTAAACATTATGAGCTTGAAAACTATGAAGCGGATGATATTATCGGCACACTTTCTCTGCAAGGAGAAAAAGACGGGTATGAGGTTGTTGTCATTTCAGGAGACAAGGACTTGACACAGCTAAGCTCGGATAAAACGACTGTTTACATTACAAGAAAAGGTATTACAGATATCGAATCATATACACCGGAGCATATCCAAGAGAAATACGGCTTGACTCCGGATCGAATCATCGACATGAAAGGACTGATGGGAGATTCATCTGATAATATTCCAGGAGTTCCGGGAGTCGGAGAAAAAACGGCCATTAAGCTTTTAAAGGAATTTGAAACACTTGAAAACCTGTTGGTATCCATCGACAAGGTAAGCGGGAAAAAACTAAAAGAAAAGCTTGAAGAATTTAAGGACCAAGCGTTAATGAGCAAGGAGCTTGCCACCATCACAAGAGAGGCACCGCTAACTGTTGGCTTGGGTGAACTCGAATTTCCAGGTATGAACGAAGAAAAGCTGCGCCCGTTTTTCAAAGAGCTTGGCTTTAATTCTCTTTTGGACAAGCTGGGAGAGGCACCTGTGGAAGAAGAGGAAGAGCTTGAAGCAATTGAATACGAGCCAGTGAAGGAAATTACGAAGGAGATTTTTGCAGACGAAAATACCCTTTATGTTGAAGTGCTGGAGGACAATTACCATTATGCTCCTATAATCGGGATTTCGTTAGTTAATGAAAAAGGCGCATTTTATATGCCGATTGAAGCAGCACTTGAATCAGCAGCATTTAAGGAATGGGCAGAGGATGAAACAAAGCAGAAGACTGTATATGATGCAAAAAGGTCAGAGGTTGCCCTCCGTCATAAAGGAATCCATTTGAAGGGAATCACATTCGATTGTTTGATTGCCGCATATCTTGCAGATCCATCTGCATCGATTGACGACGTAGCATCTGTTGCAAAAAAATACGGCTTTACGAACATTCAGTCAGATGAAGTGTTTTATGGAAAAGGAGCAAAACGCAAGGTGCCAGCAGAGGAAATGCTAGCAGATCATCTTGTTCGCAAAACGTTTGCACTTGCCGCTATTCAGGAAAAAATGGAAGAAGAGCTTAAAGCAAATGGACAAGAGAAGCTGTTCCATCAGCTTGAAATGCCACTAAGTCTTGTGCTTGCAGATATGGAATCAACAGGAGTTCAGGTTGATGTAGAACGACTTCAAAAAATGGGTGCAGAAATCAATGACAGGCTGAAAAGTATTGAAAGTCGCATTTACGATTTGGCTGGTGAAACATTTAACATTAATTCACCTAAGCAACTAGGCGTTATTTTGTTTGAGAAGCTTGGACTGCCTGTAGTCAAAAAGACGAAGACTGGTTATTCCACTTCTGCCGATGTATTAGAAACGCTGGCAAGCTCCCATGATGTTATTAAGGAGATTCTTGAGTTCAGACAGCTTGGCAAGCTTCAATCTACTTATATTGAAGGGCTTCAAAAAGTTGTTCACAATGGCAAGATTCATACACGCTTTAATCAGGTGCTGACACAAACAGGACGTTTGAGCTCCATTGATCCTAACCTGCAAAACATTCCAATCAGATTAGAGGAAGGCAGGAAAATTAGACAAGCCTTTGTTCCTTCTGAAAAGGATTGGATTATATTTGCGGCAGACTACAGTCAAATTGAGCTTCGTGTGCTTGCACATATTGCAAAGGATGAAAAGTTGATTGAAGCATTCAGAGAAGATCATGATATTCATACGGAAACGGCTATGTCTGTTTTCCATGTCGAAGCAGATGAAGTTACATCCAATATGAGAAGACATGCTAAAGCAGTTAATTTTGGGATTGTTTACGGTATAAGCGATTACGGCTTATCCCAAAGCTTGAATATAACGAGGAAGGAAGCTGGGAAATTTATTGAAAGATATTTGGAAAGCTATCCTGGCGTTAAGACATATATGGAAGAAATTGTGGCAGATGCTAAGCAGCAAGGCTATGTATCCACATTGCTTCATAGAAGAAGATATTTGCCTGATATAACAAGCAGAAACTTTAACTTGCGCAGCTTCGCTGAACGGACAGCAATGAACACACCGATACAAGGAAGTGCAGCAGACATCATTAAAAAAGCAATGATTGAAATGGCAAACCGTCTTGAAGCGGAAGGCTTAAAAGCGAAGCTTCTTCTGCAAGTGCATGATGAATTAATTTTTGAAGCTCCAAAAGATGAAATTGAAAAGCTGAAGGAAATTGTGCCTGATGTTATGGAAAACGCCGTAGAACTAAGTGTACCGCTGAAGGTAGATTATTCGTATGGTGATACATGGTTTGATGCTAAGTAA
- the dnaI gene encoding primosomal protein DnaI, with amino-acid sequence MESINDTLRKLGANGGFQERYKAMKEQVLNHSDVKTFLKENEEAITPRMLETGMMKLYEYANQSKECQKCPSLGQCINMMQGYHPKLVINRGAIDIQYDVCPRKIMDDSQKKKEKLIQSLHVPKDILKASFNTLDIGQERAQAVRAAINFVKQYEPGQRQKGLYFFGEFGVGKSYLLGAIANELSQMQVSSMIVYVPELFREMKSSIADNTLNDKIESIKREPVLMLDDIGAETMSSWIRDEVLGPILQFRMLENLPTLFSSNFDFGGLEYHLTYSQRGEEEKMKAMRVMERIRYLADPIHVKGENKRK; translated from the coding sequence ATGGAAAGCATTAATGATACACTTCGCAAGCTTGGAGCAAACGGCGGATTTCAAGAGCGGTATAAGGCGATGAAGGAACAGGTGCTAAACCATTCTGATGTGAAAACCTTCCTAAAAGAAAATGAGGAAGCAATTACACCCCGTATGCTGGAAACAGGCATGATGAAGCTGTATGAATACGCAAACCAAAGTAAAGAATGTCAAAAATGTCCGAGCCTAGGTCAGTGCATCAACATGATGCAGGGGTACCATCCTAAATTGGTAATTAACAGGGGAGCAATTGACATTCAATATGATGTCTGCCCTCGCAAAATAATGGATGACAGCCAAAAGAAAAAGGAAAAACTTATTCAAAGTCTGCATGTACCGAAGGATATCCTGAAGGCTTCCTTCAACACTTTGGACATTGGCCAGGAACGTGCGCAAGCGGTGAGAGCAGCCATAAATTTCGTCAAGCAATACGAACCGGGTCAAAGGCAAAAGGGCTTGTATTTCTTTGGTGAATTTGGTGTGGGAAAATCATATTTGCTTGGAGCAATTGCTAATGAGCTATCGCAAATGCAGGTTTCCTCGATGATTGTATATGTGCCAGAATTATTCAGAGAAATGAAAAGCTCTATTGCCGACAATACATTAAATGACAAGATTGAAAGTATTAAAAGAGAGCCTGTTCTTATGCTTGATGATATTGGTGCTGAAACCATGTCAAGCTGGATAAGGGATGAGGTTCTAGGACCGATTCTTCAATTCAGAATGCTGGAAAATTTACCGACATTATTCAGCTCCAACTTTGATTTTGGTGGTTTAGAATACCATTTGACATACTCTCAGCGTGGTGAAGAGGAAAAAATGAAAGCGATGCGAGTAATGGAAAGAATAAGATATCTGGCAGATCCAATTCATGTAAAAGGTGAAAATAAAAGAAAATGA
- a CDS encoding replication initiation and membrane attachment family protein, whose amino-acid sequence MSQHWQDLLPIDRYQVSTNGLISEYDRKVITFLYQPLIGSACLGLYMTLWGEVEENRLWSADHSHHSLMNFMDCGLKEIYHARCKLEGIGLLKTFMKKEGENRSFIYELQPPLTPEQFFLDGILNVYLYRKIGKAQYNRLKKFFAEERKADEKEFRQVTKAFQDVFMSDHSSVVRSTYELEGGEALEQDAVLIGKKEQTNMKIENANFDFDLLLAGLNESFLSKKALTTKVKEAIQTLSFLYGINPIEMKNIVMSAINPNDEIDLEELRIAARDWYQFQNAGKLPLLVDRTQPLQLQSQIEAPKTKEEELLNYLDTTSPRQLLRDIGGGAEPSKADLQIIEEVMFAQKLPSGVINVLIQYVMLKTDMKLTKGYVEKIAGQWVRKRIQTVKDAMDLAKKEHQQYLDWANGKNTTSSNKGSKKVIRKEKIPEWFGQDKPSNTDENNIDKANADDVNNDFLKELEEEIKNLRK is encoded by the coding sequence ATGTCACAGCATTGGCAGGACTTGCTTCCAATAGATAGATATCAAGTATCGACAAACGGACTGATAAGTGAGTATGATCGCAAGGTAATTACCTTTTTGTATCAGCCCCTTATCGGATCCGCCTGTCTTGGATTATATATGACGTTATGGGGTGAGGTGGAGGAAAACAGACTTTGGTCTGCTGACCATTCACATCACAGCCTGATGAATTTTATGGATTGCGGCTTAAAAGAAATTTATCATGCACGGTGTAAACTTGAGGGAATCGGGCTGCTTAAAACGTTTATGAAAAAAGAAGGGGAAAACCGCTCATTTATCTATGAATTACAGCCGCCATTGACACCAGAGCAATTTTTTCTTGATGGCATACTAAATGTTTACCTTTACCGTAAAATAGGAAAAGCACAATATAATAGGCTGAAAAAATTCTTTGCAGAAGAGCGTAAAGCAGATGAGAAAGAGTTTAGGCAAGTTACGAAGGCGTTTCAGGATGTGTTTATGTCTGATCATTCTAGTGTTGTCCGCTCCACCTATGAGTTGGAAGGCGGAGAAGCACTTGAACAGGATGCTGTGCTGATTGGGAAAAAAGAACAGACGAATATGAAAATTGAAAATGCTAATTTTGATTTTGATCTGCTTCTTGCTGGGCTGAACGAATCGTTTCTGTCTAAAAAGGCGTTGACAACCAAAGTGAAAGAAGCAATTCAGACATTATCCTTCTTGTATGGAATCAATCCGATTGAAATGAAAAATATTGTGATGAGTGCGATAAATCCTAACGATGAAATTGATTTGGAGGAGCTGCGAATAGCGGCAAGAGATTGGTATCAATTCCAAAATGCCGGCAAGCTGCCGTTACTAGTGGACAGGACACAGCCGCTACAGCTTCAGTCCCAAATTGAGGCACCGAAAACAAAGGAAGAGGAGCTTCTTAATTATTTAGACACTACTTCGCCTAGGCAGCTTTTAAGGGATATAGGTGGAGGAGCAGAACCGTCAAAGGCTGACCTCCAAATAATAGAAGAAGTCATGTTTGCACAGAAACTGCCTTCTGGTGTTATTAATGTATTAATTCAATATGTTATGCTTAAGACAGATATGAAGCTGACAAAGGGCTATGTTGAGAAAATAGCAGGACAATGGGTAAGAAAAAGGATTCAAACAGTCAAGGACGCTATGGATTTAGCTAAAAAGGAACATCAGCAGTATCTTGATTGGGCAAATGGCAAAAATACGACCAGCTCTAATAAAGGTTCGAAAAAAGTCATCCGTAAGGAAAAGATCCCAGAGTGGTTTGGACAGGACAAGCCATCCAATACAGATGAAAATAACATAGACAAGGCAAATGCCGACGATGTGAATAACGACTTCCTTAAAGAATTAGAAGAGGAAATAAAAAACTTAAGAAAATAG